A part of Gramella sp. MAR_2010_147 genomic DNA contains:
- a CDS encoding cystathionine gamma-synthase, giving the protein MKFNTKTIHGGQDNIDPAYNSVMPPIYQTSTYSQSTPGGHKGFEYSRSANPTRTALEKSLASIENGEFGLAFGSGLAAIDAVLKLFKPGDEIISTNDLYGGSYRLFTRIFEGLGIKFHFVGMQDLSGIEEYINDNTKLIWVETPTNPTMSIIDIEAVSKIAKKHSLLMAVDNTFATPYLQRPLDLGADIVMHSATKYLGGHSDVVMGNLVVRDKELADKLYFIQKASGAICGPQDSFLVLRGIKTLHLRMQRHCENGEAVARFLRSDPKIDKVYWPGFEDHPNHDIAKKQMSGFGGMISFTTRENTLESATKIVEKLKVFTLAESLGGVESLAGHPASMTHASIPKEEREKTGVVDSLIRLSVGVEDEEDLIADLKQAIG; this is encoded by the coding sequence ATGAAATTCAATACTAAGACTATACATGGAGGTCAGGATAATATAGATCCGGCCTACAATTCAGTGATGCCTCCAATTTATCAAACAAGTACCTACTCACAAAGTACACCGGGTGGTCACAAAGGTTTTGAATATTCCAGAAGCGCCAATCCTACAAGAACTGCTTTGGAGAAGTCTCTGGCAAGTATTGAAAATGGAGAATTTGGACTTGCGTTTGGATCTGGGCTTGCTGCGATTGATGCCGTACTCAAATTATTCAAACCTGGAGATGAAATTATTTCCACCAATGATCTTTATGGAGGTTCCTATAGATTATTCACCAGGATCTTTGAAGGACTTGGTATTAAGTTTCATTTTGTAGGAATGCAGGACTTATCTGGCATAGAAGAATATATTAACGATAATACGAAACTCATTTGGGTAGAAACTCCAACCAACCCCACTATGAGTATTATCGATATTGAAGCTGTCTCGAAGATTGCAAAAAAACACTCTTTATTGATGGCAGTAGATAATACGTTCGCGACACCCTATCTTCAACGCCCTTTAGACCTGGGAGCCGATATTGTTATGCACAGTGCCACTAAATATCTTGGTGGACATAGCGATGTGGTCATGGGAAATCTGGTGGTTAGAGATAAAGAGCTGGCAGATAAGCTATACTTTATACAAAAGGCCAGTGGTGCTATTTGTGGGCCGCAGGATAGTTTTTTGGTGCTTCGGGGGATAAAGACGCTTCATTTAAGAATGCAGCGACACTGTGAAAATGGGGAGGCGGTTGCGAGATTTCTTAGATCTGATCCTAAAATAGATAAAGTTTACTGGCCGGGTTTTGAAGACCATCCAAATCATGATATTGCGAAGAAACAAATGTCTGGTTTTGGGGGGATGATCTCTTTTACCACCAGGGAAAATACGCTGGAGAGTGCTACCAAAATTGTTGAAAAGCTTAAAGTCTTTACGCTTGCGGAATCACTTGGCGGCGTGGAATCCTTAGCCGGGCATCCTGCAAGTATGACACACGCCTCAATTCCTAAAGAAGAAAGGGAAAAAACGGGCGTTGTAGATTCGTTAATTCGATTAAGTGTAGGTGTAGAGGATGAAGAAGACCTTATAGCCGATCTTAAGCAAGCGATAGGATAA
- a CDS encoding DUF3298 and DUF4163 domain-containing protein translates to MKRILLPLLLALLSISCADEKKESENKTEKELSFSSKTIEKRLEACNPEEGDCTFISLVFPVAENGTGEAEKINKEIENFLLNTIDYQEDGGVEKPEELAENFIKNYQETAREFPEYELPWEATINGKVAYHTPNLISLKFNTDMFTGGAHGYRSTRYLNFDSETGKILKPEDLFTSEFIDFVEKDFRNKKGIPLNENINSTGLFFENDRFHLPQNIGITNEKVILHYNAYEIAPYAAGNFILTYSRNKIEQFFNLKIAAPKA, encoded by the coding sequence GTGAAGAGAATATTGTTGCCGCTGCTATTGGCATTATTGAGTATATCCTGTGCCGATGAGAAAAAAGAATCTGAAAACAAGACCGAAAAGGAACTTAGTTTTTCATCTAAAACCATAGAAAAAAGACTGGAAGCCTGTAATCCTGAAGAAGGCGATTGTACCTTTATAAGTCTTGTGTTCCCCGTTGCTGAAAATGGAACCGGAGAAGCTGAAAAAATCAATAAAGAAATTGAGAATTTCCTTCTGAACACTATAGATTATCAAGAAGATGGTGGGGTAGAAAAACCCGAAGAATTAGCAGAGAACTTTATTAAGAACTACCAGGAAACAGCACGGGAGTTTCCTGAATATGAATTGCCTTGGGAAGCCACGATCAACGGCAAGGTCGCATATCACACGCCTAATTTAATATCTCTTAAATTCAATACAGATATGTTTACCGGTGGTGCACATGGATATAGAAGCACCCGGTATTTGAATTTTGATTCCGAAACAGGAAAGATCTTAAAACCCGAAGATTTATTTACTTCAGAATTTATTGATTTTGTAGAAAAAGATTTCAGGAATAAAAAAGGAATCCCTTTGAATGAAAACATTAATAGCACGGGTCTATTTTTCGAAAACGACAGGTTTCATCTTCCACAAAATATCGGGATTACAAACGAAAAGGTGATATTACATTACAATGCCTATGAAATTGCACCTTATGCTGCAGGTAATTTTATTCTAACCTATTCAAGAAACAAGATTGAACAGTTCTTTAATTTGAAGATAGCAGCACCAAAAGCATAG
- a CDS encoding ArsC/Spx/MgsR family protein codes for MKKIYHLSTCDTCKRILKELEVPDSFILQDIKSEKITEEQLDEMRQLSGSYESLFSKRARLYKERDLKNEDLDEGRFKNLILEHYTFLKRPVIINNDKIFIGNSKKTVAEAKESIHG; via the coding sequence ATGAAAAAAATATATCATCTTTCTACCTGCGATACCTGTAAGAGAATTTTAAAGGAACTCGAAGTGCCAGATTCTTTTATTCTTCAGGATATTAAATCTGAAAAAATTACAGAAGAACAATTAGATGAAATGCGTCAACTATCTGGTAGCTATGAATCACTTTTTAGCAAAAGAGCCAGATTGTATAAAGAAAGAGACCTTAAAAATGAAGATCTGGATGAAGGTAGATTTAAAAATCTCATACTTGAACATTATACTTTCTTAAAAAGACCGGTAATAATTAATAACGACAAGATTTTTATTGGCAATTCCAAGAAAACGGTAGCTGAAGCTAAAGAATCTATTCATGGATAA
- a CDS encoding DMT family transporter, whose product MDNSRLLAILAAFAASAIYGVNHTIAKGLMPLYIEPFGFILLRVTGAAILFWIISLFAPKEKIDNSDWPRILGCAIFGMVINMLFFFKGLSLSTPINSSVIITLSPVMVLILASILIKEKITLLKTLGIIIGMGGALVLILFSSGENFNAPNVPLGNMLFIVNAFSYGLYLILVKPLTKKYHAITLMKWLFFIAIFINLPVTYTEFVAVEWTSLPLDAVWKMGFVVLGTTFMTYLLNIYALKQLSASTISAFIYLQPLIAITFAISVGADKLTWIKGLAAALVFIGVYMVSVRKTKIKN is encoded by the coding sequence ATGGATAACAGCCGTCTTCTGGCCATTCTGGCTGCATTTGCAGCAAGTGCCATATATGGTGTAAATCATACGATTGCAAAAGGTCTAATGCCTCTTTATATAGAGCCTTTTGGATTTATTCTGCTAAGAGTAACCGGAGCAGCAATACTTTTCTGGATCATAAGTCTTTTTGCTCCAAAAGAAAAGATCGATAATTCAGACTGGCCTAGAATTCTAGGTTGCGCTATTTTTGGAATGGTCATTAATATGCTTTTCTTTTTCAAGGGCTTAAGTTTGTCTACTCCAATTAATTCTTCCGTAATAATTACCCTGTCTCCGGTAATGGTTCTTATTCTTGCGTCTATCCTTATCAAAGAAAAAATTACTCTGCTAAAGACTCTTGGAATCATCATTGGAATGGGCGGGGCACTGGTTTTAATTCTTTTTAGTTCAGGAGAGAATTTTAATGCTCCCAATGTTCCCCTGGGAAATATGTTATTTATAGTGAATGCTTTCTCCTATGGTCTTTACCTGATCTTAGTAAAACCGCTCACTAAAAAATATCACGCAATTACCCTGATGAAATGGTTATTCTTCATCGCAATCTTCATCAATCTACCGGTTACTTATACTGAATTTGTTGCTGTAGAATGGACCAGCCTGCCTTTGGACGCTGTCTGGAAAATGGGTTTTGTGGTCTTAGGAACCACCTTTATGACCTATCTGCTGAATATTTATGCGCTTAAACAACTATCTGCTTCTACAATTAGCGCTTTTATTTATCTTCAGCCATTGATCGCGATCACCTTTGCAATTTCTGTTGGAGCCGATAAATTGACGTGGATCAAAGGATTAGCCGCTGCTCTTGTATTTATTGGCGTGTATATGGTTAGTGTAAGAAAAACTAAGATCAAAAATTAA